From Brachionichthys hirsutus isolate HB-005 chromosome 7, CSIRO-AGI_Bhir_v1, whole genome shotgun sequence, the proteins below share one genomic window:
- the spred2b gene encoding sprouty-related, EVH1 domain-containing protein 2, which translates to MIEETHPNDDSYIVRVKAVVMTRDDSSGGWLAHDGGALTRVGVCRVFPSELAPLPAPSFSQFLIRGERVRDKQVILDCPLRKDLVYTIATPTFHHWKVDDRKCGLSFQSPADARAFDRGVRKAIEDLAEGSTTSSTALQNEGELGDDDVFTNTTDSSSNSSQKLESSLQPLESSPLPQRHKCMLGHRHDLLDPYRLSDHYFMDQPLARIPRHVTFQEDEEIVRINPRERSWERTTERHLGRQLDRPWLTGYEDYRHATVRDKFIQMEDSESYVHFAKTEAQKHDYTYPLAPALSPSDSDSALGALVDKGHVGLYRQGFSSVVSSQPRSFLPSSSPSTNGAKGRKEDGVERAQCEHCGEAFYLSDNRRGRCQDAPDPVRACVRRVSCMWLADTMLYHCMSDPEGDYSDPCSCDGGESSGGGRLGSRWLALLGLSLVAPCLCLYPPLHACHRAGLRCGCCGGRHKALS; encoded by the exons ATGATAGAAGAAACGCACCCGAACGA TGACAGCTACATTGTACGTGTAAAAGCGGTGGTAATGACACGGGACGACTCGAGCGGCGGCTGGCTAGCCCACGACGGGGGCGCTCTGACCAGGGTTGGGGTTTGCCGTGTCTTTCCATCGGAGCTGGCTCCACTGCCAGCCCCCAGCTTTTCGCAGTTCCTAATCCGTGGGGAGCGTGTGCGGGATAAACAG GTGATCCTCGATTGTCCACTGAGGAAGGACCTTGTTTACACGATAGCAACGCCCACTTTTCATCATTGGAAGGTGGATGACAGGAAATGTGGCTTGTCCTTCCAAAGTCCAGCTGACGCCAGAGCGTTTGACAGGGGGGTACGGAAAGCCATCGAGGACCTGGCCGAAG GCTCCACCACCTCGTCTACAGCACTCCAGAACGAGGGCGAGCTGGGCGACGACGACGTCTTTACT AATACCACAGACAGCTCATCCAACTCCTCCCAGAAACTGGAGAGTTCTCTGCAGCCGCTCGAGTCCTCGCCTCTTCCGCAGAGACACAAGTGCATGCTGGGACATCGCCATGATCTCCTTGACCCTTACCGGCTCTCAGACCACTATTTCATGGACCAG CCATTGGCTCGGATTCCTCGACACGTCACCTTCCAGGAGGACGAGGAGATCGTCCGAATCAACCCTCGGGAGCGCAGCTGGGAAAGAACCACCGAGCGCCACCTTGGACGGCAGTTGGATCGCCCCTGGCTGACTGGCTACGAGGACTACCGCCATGCCACAGTgcgtgacaagttcatccaaatGGAAGACTCTGAGTCCTACGTCCACTTTGCCAAGACGGAGGCACAGAAACATGACTACACCTATCCGCTGGCACCGGCCTTGTCGCCCTCAGACTCGGACTCTGCCCTTGGCGCCTTGGTTGATAAAGGCCATGTCGGCTTGTATCGCCAAGGGTTCTCCTCTGTGGTGTCATCCCAGCCCCGCTCCTTCCTCCCAAGCTCCTCCCCATCGACCAACGGAGctaaaggaaggaaggaggatggGGTGGAGCGCGCTCAGTGCGAGCACTGCGGCGAGGCCTTTTATCTCTCTGACAACCGGAGAGGCCGGTGCCAGGATGCTCCGGATCCGGTGCGGGCGTGCGTCCGGAGGGTCAGCTGCATGTGGCTAGCAGACACCATGCTGTACCACTGCATGTCAGACCCAGAGGGGGACTATTCAGACCCCTGCTCCTGCGACGGGGGTGAGAGCAGCGGGGGAGGCCGACTTGGCTCCCGCTGGTTAGCGCTGCTCGGCTTATCGCTGGTGGCGCCCTGCCTCTGCCTCTACCCGCCTCTCCACGCTTGCCACCGGGCGGGGCTCAGGTGCGGCTGCTGCGGCGGCCGACACAAGGCCCTGAGCTGA